One part of the Anaeromyxobacter sp. Fw109-5 genome encodes these proteins:
- a CDS encoding methyltransferase domain-containing protein, producing the protein MAITCPVDLDTARLRVEIRSVYSRVASAPDGEFHFHRGAEYAETFLRYEPQALARLPALAVESFAGVGNPLRIAPVPPGATVVDIGCGAGMDLLLAASAAGPAGRAVGIDMTEAMLAKAEAAACEAGLPNVELRSGDLLELPVENASADVVISNGVLNLAPDKRRAFSEVLRVLRPGGRFLYADIAVAAELPDAIRHDVELWSG; encoded by the coding sequence ATGGCCATCACCTGCCCCGTCGATCTGGACACCGCGCGGCTGCGCGTCGAGATACGATCCGTCTACTCGCGGGTGGCGTCGGCGCCCGACGGCGAGTTCCACTTCCACCGCGGCGCCGAGTACGCCGAGACGTTCCTGCGCTACGAGCCCCAGGCGCTCGCGCGACTCCCGGCGCTCGCGGTCGAATCGTTCGCCGGCGTCGGGAACCCGCTGCGCATCGCGCCCGTGCCTCCGGGCGCCACGGTGGTCGACATCGGGTGCGGCGCGGGGATGGATCTGCTGCTCGCGGCGAGCGCCGCCGGTCCCGCTGGGCGGGCCGTCGGCATCGACATGACCGAAGCCATGCTCGCCAAGGCGGAGGCGGCAGCCTGCGAAGCCGGGCTCCCGAACGTCGAGCTCCGGAGCGGCGACCTCCTCGAGCTCCCCGTCGAGAACGCCTCGGCCGACGTCGTGATCTCGAACGGAGTGCTGAACCTCGCCCCCGACAAGCGCCGCGCCTTCTCGGAGGTGCTGAGGGTTCTCCGCCCCGGCGGGCGCTTCCTCTACGCGGACATCGCGGTCGCGGCGGAGCTGCCGGACGCCATCCGACACGACGTCGAGCTTTGGTCGGGTTGA
- the icmF gene encoding fused isobutyryl-CoA mutase/GTPase IcmF, with amino-acid sequence MTSAPRELAPVLEVRPRRKVRIVTAAALFDGHDAAINIVRRILMDKGAEVIHLGHNRSVDEIVTAALQEDAQGVAVSSYQGGHLEFFKYVVDSLRARGGEDIQVFGGGGGVIVPAEIRELHAYGVGRIYSPEDGQRLGLPGMMGEIVARCDAGPSPLAPRTLEEITGHGDAAWRALARLISALEDGAADAKLVMALHAQSRTRRVPVVGVTGTGGAGKSSLTDELIRRLRLDQDDALRIAVVSIDPSRRKSGGALLGDRIRMNAIGPWSRGPRVYFRSLATRDTGSEVSRALPDVVAAAKVAGFDLVVVETPGIGQGDAAIASLVDVPLYVMTPEFGAPSQLEKIDMLDFAELVAINKFDRRGAADALREVSKQVQRNRGAFDRPLESMPVFGTTASRFNDDGVTALYQALRPRLRELGLPAGEGRLPAVSSRHSSPRTPIVPGGRARYLAEIADAVRGYERRAREQAALAREAQQLRAAQRMALAADPARPGAAEALEPLAQAREAKLDPAARRLLACWPELVKAYAGDEHVVKIRDREVRTRLVHTSLSGTRIRKVVLPRFEDEGERLSWLMLENVPGAFPYTAGTFPFKRENEDPTRMFAGEGDAFRTNRRFKLVSEGMPARRLSTAFDSVTLYGCDPDPRPDIYGKIGNSGVSIATLDDMKVLYAGFDLCDPATSVSMTINGPAPAILAMFMNTAVDQQVERFAAEHGRAPTEREAAELRARTLSSVRGTVQADILKEDQGQNTCIFSTEFSLKVMGDVAEYFVRNQVRNFYSVSISGYHIAEAGANPISQLAFTLANGFTFVEAYLARGMHVDEFAPNLSFFFSNGMDPEYTVLGRVARRIWAVAMRDRYGANERSQKLKYHVQTSGRSLHAQEIAFNDIRTTLQALVAIYDNCNSLHTNAYDEAITTPTEESVRRAMAIQLVINREWGLAKNENPNQGAFVIDELTELVEEAVLAEFERLADRGGVLGAMETGYQRGRIQEESMRYELLKHTGEYPIVGVNTFRNPHGDPVPGHVELARSTEEEKRSQLDRLRDFHARHADEAPLALRRLRQAVLEDRNVFEVLMDAVRVCSLGQITAALFEVGGQYRRSM; translated from the coding sequence ATGACCAGCGCGCCCCGCGAGCTCGCACCCGTCCTCGAGGTTCGGCCGAGGCGCAAGGTCCGCATCGTCACCGCCGCGGCGCTGTTCGACGGCCACGACGCGGCGATCAACATCGTGCGGCGGATCCTCATGGACAAGGGGGCCGAGGTGATCCACCTCGGCCACAACCGCTCGGTGGACGAGATCGTCACGGCGGCCCTGCAGGAGGACGCGCAGGGCGTCGCCGTCAGCTCGTACCAGGGCGGACACCTCGAGTTCTTCAAGTACGTGGTCGACTCGCTCCGGGCGCGCGGCGGCGAGGACATCCAGGTGTTCGGCGGCGGCGGCGGGGTCATCGTGCCCGCGGAGATCCGGGAGCTGCACGCGTACGGCGTCGGGCGGATCTACAGCCCCGAGGACGGGCAGCGCCTGGGGCTGCCCGGGATGATGGGCGAGATCGTGGCGCGCTGCGACGCCGGCCCGTCGCCGCTCGCCCCGAGGACGCTCGAGGAGATCACCGGCCATGGCGACGCGGCGTGGCGAGCGCTCGCGCGGCTCATCTCCGCCCTCGAGGACGGCGCCGCCGACGCGAAGCTCGTCATGGCGCTCCACGCGCAGTCGCGCACCCGCCGCGTGCCGGTGGTGGGCGTCACCGGGACGGGCGGCGCCGGGAAGTCGAGCCTCACGGACGAGCTCATCCGGCGGCTGCGCCTCGACCAGGACGACGCGCTGCGGATCGCGGTCGTCAGCATCGACCCGTCGCGCCGGAAGAGCGGCGGCGCGCTCCTCGGCGACCGCATCCGCATGAACGCCATCGGCCCGTGGTCGCGCGGCCCGCGCGTCTACTTCCGGAGCCTCGCCACCCGGGACACCGGCAGCGAGGTGAGCCGCGCGCTCCCGGACGTGGTGGCGGCCGCGAAGGTCGCCGGGTTCGACCTCGTCGTCGTCGAGACGCCCGGCATCGGCCAGGGCGACGCCGCCATCGCGTCCCTCGTCGACGTGCCGCTCTACGTCATGACCCCCGAGTTCGGCGCGCCGAGCCAGCTCGAGAAGATCGACATGCTCGACTTCGCCGAGCTCGTCGCCATCAACAAGTTCGACCGCCGGGGCGCGGCCGACGCGCTGCGCGAGGTCTCGAAGCAGGTGCAGCGCAACCGCGGCGCGTTCGACCGGCCGCTGGAGTCGATGCCGGTCTTCGGCACGACCGCGAGCCGCTTCAACGACGACGGCGTCACCGCGCTCTACCAGGCGCTGCGCCCCCGCTTGCGGGAGCTGGGCCTCCCGGCAGGGGAGGGCCGGCTGCCGGCCGTCTCCTCGCGCCACAGCTCGCCCCGGACCCCGATCGTGCCGGGCGGGCGCGCCCGGTACCTCGCCGAGATCGCGGACGCCGTCCGCGGCTACGAGCGCCGCGCCCGCGAGCAGGCGGCGCTCGCGCGAGAGGCGCAGCAGCTCCGCGCGGCGCAGCGCATGGCGCTCGCGGCGGACCCGGCGCGGCCGGGCGCCGCCGAGGCGCTCGAGCCGCTCGCGCAGGCCCGCGAGGCCAAGCTCGATCCCGCCGCGCGGAGGCTGCTCGCCTGCTGGCCGGAGCTGGTGAAGGCGTACGCGGGCGACGAGCACGTCGTGAAGATCCGCGACCGGGAGGTGCGGACCCGGCTCGTGCACACCTCCCTCTCCGGCACGAGGATCCGCAAGGTCGTCCTGCCCCGGTTCGAGGACGAGGGCGAGCGGCTCTCCTGGCTCATGCTGGAGAACGTGCCCGGCGCGTTCCCGTACACGGCGGGCACGTTCCCGTTCAAGCGCGAGAACGAGGACCCCACCCGCATGTTCGCCGGCGAGGGCGACGCGTTCCGGACCAACCGCCGCTTCAAGCTCGTCTCGGAGGGCATGCCCGCGAGGCGGCTCTCCACGGCGTTCGACTCGGTGACCCTGTACGGCTGCGACCCGGACCCGCGCCCGGACATCTACGGGAAGATCGGGAACTCCGGCGTCTCGATCGCGACGCTCGACGACATGAAGGTGCTGTACGCGGGGTTCGATCTCTGCGACCCGGCGACGTCGGTCAGCATGACGATCAACGGCCCGGCGCCGGCGATCCTGGCGATGTTCATGAACACCGCCGTCGACCAGCAGGTCGAGCGGTTCGCGGCCGAGCACGGGCGGGCGCCGACGGAGCGGGAGGCGGCGGAGCTCCGCGCCCGCACGCTCTCGAGCGTGCGCGGCACGGTGCAGGCCGACATCCTCAAGGAGGATCAGGGCCAGAACACCTGCATCTTCTCGACCGAGTTCAGCCTCAAGGTGATGGGCGACGTCGCCGAGTACTTCGTGCGCAACCAGGTGCGCAACTTCTACTCGGTGAGCATCAGCGGGTACCACATCGCCGAGGCGGGGGCGAACCCGATCAGCCAGCTCGCGTTCACGCTCGCGAACGGCTTCACGTTCGTCGAGGCCTACCTCGCGCGCGGCATGCACGTCGACGAGTTCGCGCCGAACCTGAGCTTCTTCTTCAGCAACGGCATGGACCCGGAGTACACGGTGCTCGGCCGCGTGGCGCGCCGCATCTGGGCGGTGGCGATGCGCGACCGGTACGGCGCGAACGAGCGCAGCCAGAAGCTGAAGTACCACGTCCAGACCTCGGGGAGGTCGCTGCACGCGCAGGAGATCGCGTTCAACGACATCCGCACCACGCTCCAGGCGCTCGTCGCGATCTACGACAACTGCAACTCGCTCCACACCAACGCCTACGACGAGGCGATCACCACGCCCACGGAGGAGAGCGTCCGCCGCGCCATGGCGATCCAGCTCGTCATCAACCGCGAGTGGGGGCTCGCCAAGAACGAGAACCCGAACCAGGGCGCGTTCGTGATCGACGAGCTGACGGAGCTCGTGGAGGAGGCCGTGCTCGCCGAGTTCGAGCGGCTCGCGGACCGCGGCGGCGTGCTCGGCGCGATGGAGACGGGCTACCAGCGCGGCCGGATCCAGGAAGAGAGCATGCGCTACGAGCTGCTGAAGCACACGGGCGAGTACCCGATCGTGGGCGTGAACACCTTCCGGAACCCGCACGGCGATCCGGTCCCCGGCCACGTCGAGCTGGCGCGCTCGACGGAGGAGGAGAAGCGCTCCCAGCTCGACCGGCTCCGGGACTTCCACGCGCGCCACGCGGACGAGGCGCCGCTCGCGCTGCGCCGCCTGAGGCAGGCCGTCCTCGAGGATCGCAACGTCTTCGAGGTCCTGATGGACGCGGTGCGGGTGTGCTCGCTCGGGCAGATCACGGCCGCGCTCTTCGAGGTGGGCGGGCAGTACCGGCGCAGCATGTGA
- the gpt gene encoding xanthine phosphoribosyltransferase — translation MATESTNSSPGEERGAVPSDEGPYKDEIVISWPELHRDTRYLSRVLHERGDWKGIIAITRGGLVPAALVARELEIRLIDTVCIVSYGAGESGGAEQKQGELRWLKTVPGDGDGWLLIDDLVDTGRTAQAVRERLPKAHFATLYAKPLGRPVVDTFVKEFRQEKWIYFPWDIDYRFVSPIRQRRVTE, via the coding sequence ATGGCGACAGAGTCGACCAACTCCTCCCCGGGCGAGGAGCGCGGCGCGGTGCCCTCCGACGAGGGTCCGTACAAGGACGAGATCGTCATCTCGTGGCCGGAGCTGCATCGCGACACGCGGTACCTGTCACGCGTGCTGCACGAGCGCGGTGACTGGAAGGGCATCATCGCCATCACCCGCGGCGGCCTCGTGCCGGCGGCGCTCGTCGCCCGGGAGCTCGAGATCCGGCTCATCGACACGGTCTGCATCGTCAGCTATGGCGCGGGCGAGTCCGGCGGCGCGGAGCAGAAGCAGGGCGAGCTCCGCTGGCTGAAGACGGTCCCCGGCGACGGGGACGGCTGGCTCCTCATCGACGACCTCGTCGACACCGGACGCACCGCGCAGGCGGTCCGGGAGCGGCTCCCCAAGGCGCACTTCGCGACGCTCTACGCCAAGCCGCTCGGGCGTCCCGTGGTCGACACGTTCGTGAAGGAGTTCCGGCAGGAGAAGTGGATCTACTTCCCCTGGGACATCGACTACCGGTTCGTCTCGCCGATCCGGCAGAGGCGCGTGACGGAGTGA
- a CDS encoding AMP-binding protein, with protein MMSPSRPFLEARDFLLAHRTDYAQAYLDFRWPRLERFNWALDHFDLLARGNERPALWLVDGGGDELKLSFAELSRRSAQVANFLRENGVRRGDAVLMMLGNVVPLWEVMLACMKLGAVIIPATTLLTTDDLEDRFERGKVRHVIVGDTDAGKFDALPGDYTRIVVGRERPGWIAYDGARDAAPEFTPDGPTAADDPLLLYFTSGTTAKPKLVLHTHTSYPVGHLSTMYWIGLMPGDVHYNISSPGWAKHAWSNVFAPWNAGATVFIYNQARFDAKATLDVVTRCGVTSLCAPPTVWRMLIQEDLASYPVRLRELVGAGEPLNPEVIDQVEKAWGIVIRDGYGQTETTCQIGNSPGQKVKPGSMGRPMPGYRVALLGDGERPAREGEICLSLEERPVGLMSGYRDDPAKTAHLLRNGHYHCGDVASVDDEGYYTYVGRMDDVFKSSDYRISPFELESALIEHDAIAEAAVVPSPDPRRLTVPKAFVVLRDGYEPSRELALSIFQHIRAVLAPYKRVRRIEIADLPKTISGKIRRTELSRLERQRHESPAARGEREFFEDDFPELKASP; from the coding sequence ATGATGAGCCCGTCACGGCCCTTCCTCGAAGCGCGAGACTTCCTCCTCGCCCACCGGACCGACTACGCGCAGGCCTACCTGGACTTCCGGTGGCCGCGCCTGGAGCGGTTCAACTGGGCCCTCGACCACTTCGACCTGCTGGCGAGGGGGAACGAGCGCCCCGCGCTCTGGCTCGTCGACGGCGGCGGCGACGAGCTGAAGCTCTCCTTCGCCGAGCTCTCCCGCCGGTCGGCCCAGGTCGCGAACTTCCTCCGGGAGAATGGGGTCCGGCGGGGCGACGCGGTCCTCATGATGCTCGGGAACGTCGTTCCGCTCTGGGAGGTCATGCTCGCCTGCATGAAGCTCGGCGCGGTGATCATCCCCGCCACGACCCTCCTCACCACCGACGACCTCGAGGACCGCTTCGAGCGAGGCAAGGTCCGGCACGTGATCGTCGGCGACACGGACGCCGGCAAGTTCGACGCGCTCCCGGGCGACTACACGCGGATCGTCGTCGGCCGCGAGCGCCCCGGCTGGATCGCCTACGACGGCGCTCGCGACGCGGCGCCGGAGTTCACTCCGGACGGGCCCACCGCCGCGGACGATCCGCTGCTCCTCTACTTCACCTCCGGCACGACGGCGAAGCCGAAGCTCGTGCTCCACACGCACACGAGCTATCCGGTCGGTCACCTCTCGACCATGTACTGGATCGGGCTGATGCCCGGCGACGTGCACTACAACATCAGCTCGCCGGGCTGGGCCAAGCACGCCTGGAGCAACGTCTTCGCGCCGTGGAACGCGGGCGCGACGGTGTTCATCTACAACCAGGCGCGGTTCGACGCGAAGGCGACGCTCGACGTCGTCACGCGCTGCGGCGTCACCTCCCTGTGCGCCCCGCCGACCGTCTGGCGGATGCTCATCCAGGAGGATCTGGCGAGCTACCCCGTGAGGCTCCGCGAGCTCGTCGGCGCGGGCGAGCCGCTCAACCCGGAGGTGATCGACCAGGTCGAGAAGGCGTGGGGCATCGTCATCCGCGACGGCTACGGCCAGACCGAGACGACCTGCCAGATCGGCAACTCGCCCGGACAGAAGGTGAAGCCAGGATCGATGGGGCGGCCGATGCCCGGCTACCGGGTCGCGCTGCTCGGCGACGGGGAGCGGCCCGCACGCGAGGGCGAGATCTGCCTGTCGCTCGAGGAGCGCCCGGTCGGGCTCATGTCCGGCTACCGGGACGACCCGGCGAAGACGGCGCACCTGCTGCGCAACGGCCACTACCACTGCGGCGACGTCGCCTCGGTGGACGACGAGGGCTACTACACGTACGTCGGCCGGATGGACGACGTGTTCAAGTCGTCCGACTACCGCATCAGCCCCTTCGAGCTCGAGAGCGCGCTCATCGAGCACGACGCGATCGCGGAGGCGGCGGTCGTGCCGAGCCCCGATCCGCGCCGCCTCACCGTGCCGAAGGCGTTCGTCGTGCTGCGGGACGGCTACGAGCCGAGCCGGGAGCTGGCGCTCTCGATCTTCCAGCACATCCGGGCGGTGCTCGCCCCCTACAAGAGGGTCCGTCGCATCGAGATCGCCGACCTCCCGAAGACCATCTCCGGGAAGATCCGCCGCACCGAGCTCTCCCGGCTCGAGAGGCAGCGGCACGAGTCGCCCGCGGCGCGCGGCGAGCGCGAGTTCTTCGAGGACGACTTCCCCGAGCTGAAGGCGAGTCCATGA
- a CDS encoding electron transfer flavoprotein subunit beta/FixA family protein, with amino-acid sequence MKLLVTAKRVEDPESRIQVKPDGTGIVTDGVNYKMNPFDEIAVEEALRLKEKHGGEVVVVSIGGERSVTELRAALAMGADRGILVRHDGPLDPVVVSAILARLFEQEQPDLVILGKQSIDDDQNQAGQYLAERLGLGQATFASKSESLESEAEQKRVPGLAVSADGTRVTVVREVDGGVETLEVRLPAVVTTDLRLNKPRFASLPGIMKAKKKEVRELPAATLGVDLAPKVIVRKLVTPPAREGGVKVADVDELVRKLRDEAKVV; translated from the coding sequence CTGAAGCTGCTGGTCACCGCGAAGCGGGTCGAGGACCCGGAGTCGAGGATCCAGGTCAAGCCGGACGGCACGGGGATCGTGACCGACGGCGTGAACTACAAGATGAACCCCTTCGACGAGATCGCCGTCGAGGAGGCGCTGCGGCTCAAGGAGAAGCACGGCGGGGAGGTCGTCGTCGTCTCCATCGGCGGGGAGCGGTCGGTGACCGAGCTCCGCGCCGCGCTCGCGATGGGGGCCGACCGGGGCATCCTCGTCCGGCACGACGGCCCGCTCGATCCCGTGGTCGTGTCCGCCATCCTGGCGAGGCTGTTCGAGCAGGAGCAGCCCGACCTCGTCATCCTGGGGAAGCAGTCGATCGACGACGACCAGAACCAGGCCGGCCAGTACCTCGCGGAGCGGCTCGGGCTCGGCCAGGCGACGTTCGCCTCGAAGAGCGAGAGCCTCGAGAGCGAGGCCGAGCAGAAGCGGGTGCCCGGGCTCGCCGTGTCGGCCGACGGCACGCGCGTGACCGTCGTGCGCGAGGTGGACGGGGGCGTCGAGACCCTGGAGGTGCGCCTCCCGGCGGTCGTCACGACGGACCTCAGGCTCAACAAGCCCCGGTTCGCGTCGCTCCCCGGGATCATGAAGGCGAAGAAGAAGGAGGTCCGGGAGCTGCCGGCCGCGACGCTGGGGGTGGACCTCGCGCCGAAGGTGATCGTGAGGAAGCTCGTGACGCCGCCCGCGCGCGAGGGCGGCGTGAAGGTCGCGGACGTGGACGAGCTCGTCCGGAAGCTCCGCGACGAGGCCAAGGTGGTCTAG
- a CDS encoding acyl-CoA dehydrogenase: MKEYTPPLRDMQFVLREVAPLDEVSRLPGCGDVNLEVAEAILTEAGKLAAGVLSPLNPVGDREGARARDGEVVTPTGWREAYRQFVEGGWNALSCDPEYGGQGVPRLVSALVEEMWNGANMAFTLCPMLTRGAIAALELKGSEELKRRYLPKLTSGEWTGTMVLTEPQAGSDLSAVRTRAVRQGDGSYRLEGQKIFITYGDHDLTENIVHLVLARTPDAPEGVKGISLFVVPKVLVNADGSLGPRNDVRCVSIEHKLGIHASPTAVLAFGDREGAVGWLVGEEHRGLEYMFITMNEARYAVGLEAVGLAERAYQAALAYARERLQGTELGARSKEKVPILRHPDVRRMLLLMKSRTEAMRAVACVTAAAMDAARCHPDAERRARSQAFVELTIPIVKAWSSDSAIEIASLGIQVHGGMGYVEETGAAQLLRDARITSIYEGTNGIQAVDLVGRKVARDGGDAIRRVMGEMREVETQLELEESEPLTAIAARLRLGVAALEQAVQFIVATYGKDARRASVGAVPFLELFGTVAGGWQMARAALAAHRHLEAGRGEAAFLRAKVSTARFYADHVLVRAAGLSRTVVSGADAVLAIEDDQF; the protein is encoded by the coding sequence GTGAAGGAATACACCCCCCCGCTCCGCGACATGCAGTTCGTCCTGCGTGAGGTCGCCCCGCTGGACGAGGTCTCCCGCCTCCCGGGCTGCGGCGACGTGAACCTCGAGGTGGCGGAGGCGATCCTCACGGAGGCGGGGAAGCTCGCCGCCGGCGTCCTCTCGCCCCTCAACCCCGTGGGCGACCGCGAGGGCGCGCGCGCCCGGGACGGCGAGGTCGTGACGCCGACCGGCTGGCGGGAGGCGTATCGCCAGTTCGTCGAAGGGGGCTGGAACGCCCTGTCGTGCGACCCCGAGTACGGCGGGCAGGGGGTCCCGCGCCTCGTCTCGGCGCTCGTCGAGGAGATGTGGAACGGCGCGAACATGGCGTTCACGCTCTGCCCCATGCTCACCCGCGGCGCCATCGCGGCGCTCGAGCTGAAGGGCTCGGAGGAGCTGAAGCGCAGGTACCTGCCGAAGCTCACCTCGGGCGAGTGGACCGGCACGATGGTGCTCACCGAGCCGCAGGCGGGCTCCGATCTCTCGGCGGTGCGCACCCGGGCGGTGCGGCAGGGCGACGGCAGCTACCGTCTCGAGGGGCAGAAGATCTTCATCACGTACGGGGACCACGACCTCACCGAGAACATCGTCCACCTCGTCCTCGCCCGGACGCCGGACGCTCCCGAGGGCGTCAAGGGGATCTCGCTGTTCGTCGTGCCGAAGGTCCTCGTGAACGCGGACGGCAGCCTCGGCCCCCGGAACGACGTTCGGTGCGTGTCGATCGAGCACAAGCTCGGCATCCACGCGAGCCCCACGGCCGTCCTCGCCTTCGGCGACAGGGAGGGCGCGGTCGGGTGGCTCGTCGGCGAGGAGCACCGCGGCCTCGAGTACATGTTCATCACCATGAACGAGGCGCGGTACGCGGTCGGCCTCGAGGCGGTCGGCCTCGCGGAGCGCGCCTACCAGGCCGCGCTCGCCTACGCGCGCGAGCGGCTCCAGGGGACGGAGCTCGGCGCGCGGAGCAAGGAGAAGGTCCCGATCCTCCGCCACCCCGACGTCCGCCGGATGCTCCTGCTCATGAAGTCGCGGACCGAGGCGATGCGCGCCGTCGCGTGCGTCACCGCGGCGGCGATGGACGCGGCGCGCTGCCACCCCGACGCGGAGCGGCGCGCGCGGAGCCAGGCGTTCGTCGAGCTCACGATCCCGATCGTGAAGGCCTGGAGCAGCGACAGCGCCATCGAGATCGCCTCCCTCGGGATCCAGGTCCACGGCGGCATGGGCTACGTCGAGGAGACCGGCGCGGCGCAGCTCCTCCGCGACGCCCGGATCACCTCGATCTACGAGGGCACCAACGGCATCCAGGCCGTGGACCTCGTCGGCCGGAAGGTGGCGCGCGACGGAGGCGACGCGATCCGCCGCGTGATGGGCGAGATGCGCGAGGTCGAGACCCAGCTCGAGCTGGAGGAGAGCGAGCCGCTCACGGCGATCGCGGCACGGCTGCGGCTGGGCGTCGCCGCGCTCGAGCAGGCCGTGCAGTTCATCGTCGCCACCTACGGCAAGGACGCCCGCCGCGCCTCGGTCGGCGCCGTGCCGTTCCTCGAGCTCTTCGGGACCGTGGCCGGCGGCTGGCAGATGGCCCGCGCCGCGCTGGCCGCGCACCGGCACCTCGAGGCCGGGCGGGGGGAGGCGGCCTTCCTCCGCGCCAAGGTGTCCACGGCGCGCTTCTACGCCGATCACGTGCTCGTGCGCGCCGCGGGCCTCTCGCGGACCGTGGTCTCGGGCGCCGACGCGGTGCTCGCCATCGAGGACGACCAGTTCTGA
- a CDS encoding electron transfer flavoprotein subunit alpha/FixB family protein, whose product MANVLIVAEQHAGTLRRASLHALEAGRELAARTGGRLAAALLGSGLEAAAAELAAHGVEVHVADAPVLEHPLAEAWAPVVADLARSLGATHVGAAATAVSKDVLPRVAARLEAGMATDVVGFGGDGSALTFRRPMWAGNVLAEVELATAVKVFTVRATEFAPARRGGQGEIRRAPVAVDAASLRTRHVGFVEVKSARPELTEARAIVAGGRGTKGDFEPVEALADALGAAVGATRAAVDAGWVPNDWQVGQTGKVVAPELYVAAGISGAMQHVAGMKGAKVIVAVNKDPDAPIFEIADYGLVADLFPALAELQAKLR is encoded by the coding sequence ATGGCGAACGTTCTCATCGTTGCGGAGCAGCACGCGGGCACCCTCCGGAGGGCGAGCCTGCACGCGCTCGAGGCCGGACGGGAGCTGGCGGCGCGCACCGGGGGAAGGCTGGCGGCGGCGCTCCTCGGGAGCGGGCTCGAGGCGGCCGCGGCGGAGCTCGCCGCGCACGGCGTGGAGGTGCACGTCGCGGACGCGCCCGTGCTCGAGCACCCGCTCGCGGAGGCGTGGGCCCCGGTCGTCGCCGACCTCGCGCGGTCGCTGGGGGCGACGCACGTCGGCGCCGCCGCGACCGCGGTCTCCAAGGACGTGCTCCCGCGCGTGGCGGCGAGGCTCGAGGCCGGGATGGCGACGGACGTCGTGGGGTTCGGCGGCGACGGGAGCGCCCTCACGTTCCGGCGCCCGATGTGGGCGGGGAACGTGCTCGCGGAGGTGGAGCTCGCGACGGCCGTGAAGGTGTTCACGGTGCGCGCGACGGAGTTCGCCCCCGCGCGCAGGGGAGGGCAGGGGGAGATCCGGCGCGCGCCCGTCGCGGTCGACGCCGCGAGCCTCCGGACGCGCCACGTGGGCTTCGTCGAGGTGAAGAGCGCGCGCCCGGAGCTGACCGAGGCGCGGGCGATCGTGGCGGGCGGTCGCGGCACGAAGGGCGACTTCGAGCCGGTCGAGGCGCTCGCGGACGCGCTCGGCGCCGCCGTCGGCGCGACCCGCGCCGCGGTCGACGCGGGCTGGGTGCCGAACGATTGGCAGGTCGGGCAGACCGGGAAGGTCGTCGCGCCCGAGCTCTACGTCGCGGCCGGGATCTCCGGCGCGATGCAGCACGTCGCCGGGATGAAGGGCGCGAAGGTGATCGTGGCGGTGAACAAGGACCCCGACGCGCCCATCTTCGAGATCGCCGACTACGGCCTCGTCGCCGACCTCTTCCCGGCGCTGGCGGAGCTCCAGGCGAAGCTGAGGTGA
- a CDS encoding AraC family transcriptional regulator, which yields MQKHTVSMHFVGAAVAGLSGEARARVLASAGIPSELLAASHARVPAESFSALWLAVNRELDDEFFGLDRRRMKCGSFALLCHAVLHAGRLDRALRRMLRGFAAFLDDVQAELRVDGPDAVVAVTNRIEAAQARRFADETFLIMVHGLMCWLAGRRIPLTMAEFAHPRPTHAQEYTVMYSQRLRFDAERTAVRFDAQLLALPVVQNATALKTFLRTAPQSVFLKYTNEDSWTARLRRRLRGSIGREEWPRLEDVAREFHVAPTTLRRRLDAEGTSYQGIKDELRRDAAVHHLCGSRLSVAEIAASLGFQETSAFHRAFKRWSGVQPGEYRRRQAELGPGRADDAPPPPALARG from the coding sequence ATGCAAAAGCACACCGTCTCCATGCATTTCGTGGGCGCCGCCGTCGCCGGGCTCTCGGGAGAGGCGCGCGCGCGGGTGCTGGCGTCCGCCGGCATCCCCTCGGAGCTCCTCGCGGCATCCCACGCGCGGGTGCCCGCCGAGTCCTTCTCGGCCCTGTGGCTCGCCGTCAATCGCGAGCTCGACGACGAGTTCTTCGGCCTCGATCGGCGGCGGATGAAGTGCGGCAGCTTCGCCCTGCTGTGCCACGCGGTGCTGCACGCCGGGAGGCTCGACCGCGCGCTGCGGCGGATGCTGAGGGGGTTCGCGGCGTTCCTGGACGACGTCCAGGCGGAGCTGCGCGTGGACGGGCCGGACGCGGTCGTCGCGGTCACGAACCGCATCGAGGCCGCCCAGGCTCGCCGCTTCGCGGACGAGACCTTCCTCATCATGGTGCACGGGCTGATGTGCTGGCTGGCGGGGCGGCGGATCCCGCTCACGATGGCGGAGTTCGCGCACCCGCGGCCCACCCACGCGCAGGAGTACACCGTCATGTACTCGCAGCGGCTGCGGTTCGACGCGGAGCGCACGGCGGTCCGGTTCGACGCGCAGCTCCTCGCGTTGCCCGTCGTGCAGAACGCCACCGCCCTGAAGACGTTCCTGCGCACCGCGCCGCAGTCGGTGTTCCTCAAGTACACGAACGAGGACAGCTGGACGGCCCGGCTGCGCCGGCGCCTGCGCGGGAGCATCGGCCGCGAGGAGTGGCCCCGGCTCGAGGACGTGGCGCGCGAGTTCCACGTCGCGCCGACGACGCTCCGCCGCAGGCTCGACGCGGAGGGGACGAGCTACCAGGGCATCAAGGACGAGCTGCGCCGGGACGCGGCCGTCCATCACCTGTGCGGCAGCCGCCTGAGCGTCGCCGAGATCGCCGCCTCCCTCGGCTTCCAGGAGACGAGCGCGTTCCACCGCGCGTTCAAGCGCTGGAGCGGCGTGCAGCCCGGGGAGTACCGCAGGCGGCAGGCCGAGCTCGGGCCGGGGCGGGCGGACGACGCGCCGCCCCCGCCCGCCCTGGCGCGAGGCTGA